One Calditrichia bacterium DNA window includes the following coding sequences:
- a CDS encoding T9SS type A sorting domain-containing protein, with protein MRKPMIYSCLLTIILSWGGIFANGWRSGAALQTPRYGATSVVMDGYIYVIGGATANGQILNSVERYDSSTQTWDATAIAPTQIPRLDAVAMIVDGKIYLMGGYTADGEVTDAVEEYDLAGNSWSFSEDLRKKRRGHIAVSIWNAPCVVGGIGDSGEYEDKAEWLNPDDDKWEDIDANYDLLRFKPFSAAKGHSIYIFGGIFNYPTANSHVGEVSTGWEITWSTLPDLPVARANGTTATLNDSVFMIGGVLSNNYATGRVDIFDFTTQQFTQAPDLPTARISMTSAVLDDEIYVIGGYANSINSPVGTVEIYSSPLTAIDPSESGFPESFALLHGYPNPFNGSIQLAVNIPQRADYQLTIFDINGRKVRTLHNGNLPSGERNFQWNAIDETGKNVSSGIYLAVLQSRSSIQKLKIVYVK; from the coding sequence ATGCGTAAGCCAATGATATACAGTTGCCTGCTTACGATAATTTTATCGTGGGGCGGTATTTTTGCCAATGGCTGGCGAAGCGGCGCGGCGCTCCAAACACCGCGATACGGTGCCACTTCAGTTGTCATGGATGGCTATATTTATGTAATCGGCGGCGCGACTGCCAACGGGCAAATACTGAATTCTGTGGAACGATACGATTCATCCACCCAAACATGGGATGCAACTGCCATTGCCCCAACCCAAATTCCACGCCTGGATGCTGTGGCAATGATTGTCGATGGCAAAATTTACCTGATGGGCGGATATACTGCCGATGGCGAAGTAACCGATGCCGTTGAAGAATATGATCTTGCGGGCAACAGTTGGTCTTTTTCCGAGGACCTGCGAAAAAAACGGCGCGGACATATTGCCGTTTCTATCTGGAACGCACCTTGTGTTGTCGGCGGTATTGGCGATAGCGGTGAATACGAAGATAAAGCGGAATGGCTGAATCCTGATGATGATAAATGGGAGGATATCGACGCCAATTACGATCTGCTGCGGTTCAAACCGTTTTCCGCTGCAAAAGGACATTCCATCTACATTTTTGGCGGCATTTTTAACTATCCCACAGCAAACAGCCACGTTGGCGAAGTTAGCACGGGCTGGGAAATCACCTGGAGCACATTGCCGGATTTACCGGTAGCCCGCGCCAACGGCACAACCGCCACCCTCAACGACAGCGTTTTTATGATTGGCGGCGTGTTATCCAATAATTACGCAACCGGACGGGTGGATATTTTCGATTTCACCACACAGCAATTTACCCAGGCGCCGGATCTGCCGACAGCGCGCATTTCCATGACATCGGCTGTTTTGGATGACGAAATTTATGTGATCGGCGGATACGCCAATTCCATCAACTCGCCGGTTGGCACCGTCGAAATCTACAGCTCGCCGTTAACCGCAATCGATCCGTCCGAATCCGGATTTCCGGAATCGTTTGCACTGCTGCACGGTTATCCAAATCCGTTTAACGGCAGCATTCAGCTGGCTGTCAACATCCCGCAACGGGCGGATTATCAACTGACCATTTTTGATATCAACGGACGCAAAGTCCGCACGCTGCACAACGGCAACCTGCCTTCCGGTGAGCGCAATTTCCAATGGAACGCCATCGACGAAACCGGGAAGAACGTCAGTAGCGGCATTTACCTTGCTGTTTTGCAATCCCGATCTTCAATACAAAAACTCAAGATCGTTTATGTGAAATAA
- a CDS encoding protein kinase: MKIDIKGYDIIREISRGPISTAYLGKQLSLNRPVLIKRLNNQWMNETDLMERFRREALICARLKHRNVVDIIDVETHPDNLYLVIEFIDGMDLARFIKEFSPMPFSVILYISREVLNGLAYAHRQGVIHRDIKPSNIMIGRDGIVKIADFGLARTADLPTISAHGEVVGTPAYMSPEQARISNLDERTDIFSLGITFYELAGQPSPFKGQSIVESIQKLLKDVPPPLHALNPEIPEWYSLLISKMLAKKTDDRPASAEAILENEHFLKTPSRSPELAQMIGQMNKESITFENTEISPPVIQSIDLPKSPGKRWLGIATTAVAVLLLGVWWINANQPDQKNGVLPIQDKMTAAAETLNTGADSLMNEPEIQSQPVEQNPEQPTSALAEKGSQPENRVALNQSANDENPRENTTSPATNTEKIELPVLTDSSSTPVAAPATGELMVQCTPWAHIFVNGEQFETTPLRKPLILPAGRHVIELRNPNFPPHRSTVEISGGNSDSLIVNLHSLTGYLDLQVLPWAKIFIDNQYVETTPLAKPLALKPGEYTLKLENPAFPNWEETVLITAGETLKHRITLNR; encoded by the coding sequence GTGAAAATAGACATCAAAGGTTATGATATTATCCGGGAAATCAGCCGGGGACCGATCAGCACAGCGTATTTGGGGAAACAACTATCGCTGAACCGCCCGGTGCTCATCAAACGGTTGAATAACCAATGGATGAACGAAACCGATTTGATGGAGCGATTTCGCCGCGAAGCGTTGATCTGCGCTCGCCTGAAACATCGCAATGTGGTTGATATTATTGATGTTGAAACCCACCCCGACAACCTTTACCTGGTCATCGAATTTATTGATGGAATGGATTTGGCGCGGTTCATCAAAGAATTTTCGCCGATGCCGTTTTCGGTAATTTTATACATCAGCCGCGAGGTGCTCAACGGGTTGGCGTATGCCCATCGGCAGGGTGTTATTCATCGCGATATCAAACCGTCGAACATCATGATCGGGCGGGACGGCATCGTGAAAATTGCCGATTTCGGACTTGCCCGAACCGCCGATTTACCGACTATTTCCGCCCACGGCGAAGTGGTTGGCACACCCGCATACATGTCTCCGGAACAAGCCCGGATTTCCAACCTGGATGAGCGCACGGATATTTTTAGCCTGGGCATCACATTTTACGAATTAGCCGGTCAGCCGTCGCCATTCAAAGGGCAAAGCATTGTCGAATCCATTCAAAAATTATTGAAAGATGTGCCGCCGCCGCTTCACGCGCTTAACCCGGAAATTCCGGAATGGTATTCGCTGCTGATCTCAAAAATGCTCGCAAAAAAAACAGACGATCGCCCGGCATCGGCGGAAGCAATTCTGGAAAATGAACATTTTTTGAAAACGCCCTCCCGGTCGCCGGAACTGGCACAAATGATCGGGCAAATGAATAAAGAATCGATCACTTTCGAGAACACAGAAATTTCTCCGCCGGTGATTCAGTCCATTGATTTGCCCAAATCGCCGGGCAAACGCTGGCTGGGCATTGCAACAACGGCTGTTGCGGTGCTGCTGCTCGGCGTTTGGTGGATAAATGCCAACCAACCGGATCAAAAAAATGGTGTTTTGCCAATTCAAGATAAAATGACCGCAGCTGCGGAAACGCTCAACACAGGTGCAGATTCATTGATGAATGAACCGGAAATTCAATCGCAACCGGTTGAGCAAAACCCGGAACAACCAACATCGGCGTTGGCGGAAAAGGGTTCGCAACCGGAAAATCGTGTTGCACTCAACCAATCCGCAAATGACGAAAATCCCCGCGAAAACACAACTTCCCCGGCAACGAACACAGAAAAAATAGAGCTTCCCGTTTTGACAGACAGCAGTTCAACGCCTGTTGCCGCACCCGCAACCGGCGAGTTGATGGTGCAATGCACGCCGTGGGCGCATATTTTTGTTAATGGCGAACAGTTTGAAACCACACCGTTGCGTAAACCGCTGATCCTGCCGGCGGGGCGTCATGTTATCGAATTGCGCAACCCGAACTTCCCGCCGCACCGCAGCACTGTGGAAATTTCCGGCGGAAACAGCGATTCGCTAATCGTCAATTTGCATTCCCTGACCGGTTATCTGGATTTACAGGTGTTGCCGTGGGCAAAAATTTTTATCGATAACCAATATGTAGAAACCACGCCGCTGGCAAAACCGCTGGCGCTAAAACCGGGTGAGTACACCCTGAAACTCGAAAATCCGGCATTTCCCAATTGGGAGGAAACCGTGCTCATTACCGCAGGGGAAACCCTGAAACACCGGATAACACTCAACAGATAA
- a CDS encoding VWA domain-containing protein, which translates to MNRAMGILAICLLMILATLFPACEDSIVYGSGNRNSAPVDSMPGDTIPPPPPQGILDTLTLYLAFDYWNPSGIDPHIKIDTDATSDLIKVGENILRKPPIVGQPNVTFLLEDIKVDYSPVYSRIFKWWSEELLSDHWHNTSEFAVSKRDKTRMNIVLVLDVSNSLGGDFYWVKEYAKDFLDIIYTEMRDNIRYPKIAIVDFSTLINYIPLTTKQSDLIDHINGLQQGQYTALYAAMNTGIDLLAQESDTLHHRAMVTFTDGNDNYSGPVTKDFLLNKITDPVFNTPKIRSFVLGFKGRDGLDESILESLAVNNGEARFTSSIFQLKVMFENIAKDITRSVNFTYTRNDQIIPESEKRRVRIGISLERHIIL; encoded by the coding sequence ATGAATAGGGCAATGGGGATTTTGGCGATTTGTTTGCTGATGATTTTGGCTACACTTTTTCCGGCTTGTGAAGATAGCATTGTTTACGGCTCCGGTAACAGAAATTCGGCGCCTGTGGATAGTATGCCTGGTGATACTATTCCGCCGCCGCCACCACAGGGCATTTTGGACACACTAACCCTTTATCTGGCTTTTGATTACTGGAATCCTTCCGGAATCGATCCACACATCAAAATTGACACGGACGCCACCTCCGATCTGATAAAAGTCGGTGAAAATATATTGCGTAAACCACCCATTGTCGGGCAGCCGAATGTGACGTTTCTACTCGAGGATATCAAAGTAGATTATTCTCCGGTCTATTCCCGCATTTTTAAGTGGTGGTCTGAGGAATTACTTTCAGATCACTGGCACAACACCTCCGAATTTGCGGTAAGCAAACGGGATAAAACCCGGATGAATATCGTATTGGTGCTGGATGTAAGCAATTCGCTCGGCGGCGATTTCTATTGGGTAAAAGAATATGCAAAAGATTTTCTGGACATCATCTACACCGAAATGCGCGACAACATCCGGTATCCCAAAATCGCGATTGTAGATTTTTCCACGCTGATCAATTATATCCCGTTAACGACCAAACAATCAGATTTGATCGATCATATCAACGGGTTGCAGCAGGGACAATACACGGCGCTGTATGCTGCAATGAACACCGGCATCGATTTGCTGGCACAGGAATCTGATACACTGCACCATCGCGCAATGGTTACGTTTACGGATGGCAACGACAACTATTCCGGTCCGGTCACGAAAGATTTTCTGCTCAACAAAATTACCGATCCGGTTTTTAATACACCAAAAATCCGCAGTTTTGTGTTAGGGTTTAAAGGGCGCGACGGTTTGGATGAGTCTATTCTGGAAAGTCTGGCGGTCAATAATGGCGAAGCAAGGTTTACCAGCTCAATATTTCAGCTAAAAGTGATGTTTGAAAATATCGCCAAGGATATTACCCGATCGGTCAACTTCACTTACACCCGCAACGACCAAATTATTCCTGAATCGGAAAAACGCCGGGTGCGAATTGGCATAAGCCTTGAACGTCATATTATTTTGTGA
- a CDS encoding sigma-54-dependent Fis family transcriptional regulator gives MDKILIVEDNELWSDSFREWIGDGYHVKVAANKTDALQQCELMEPDLIIMDLGLPQITDGLNLLDELIKLGQDFQIIVVTSYKEHEYALEAQRRGAYSYFSKGDEKLEEELPHLVKQGLKMQKLERENTELRSKLKQNIRFDDIVAVSKQMQQILATIDRVKHSVEPVLITGESGSGKEVFARHIYKQSPRLNDSFVAINCAALPPNLLESELFGYEKGAYTGALKQTRGKIELADNGTLFLDEIGDMPLELQAKLLRVLESKRFFRLGGEKEITVTFRLISATNQPLQDMIKEGTFREDLFYRLNVIPIQLPPLRERPDDIPAMIDYFTEKFCRENDLPKPKVSNRVMAFLSHLPWEGNARELENTVKRLILTNSQHIDIEHLPPDILESSNNFLDKALANELSLEEITRIYVRMVLEQKKGNKKDACKLLNINYRTLMSKLQ, from the coding sequence ATGGACAAAATACTGATTGTTGAAGACAACGAATTGTGGAGCGACAGTTTTCGCGAATGGATTGGCGATGGCTATCACGTGAAAGTTGCAGCGAACAAAACCGATGCGCTTCAGCAATGTGAATTGATGGAGCCAGATCTCATCATTATGGATCTGGGATTGCCACAAATCACCGACGGATTAAATCTGCTGGATGAGTTGATCAAACTCGGGCAGGATTTTCAGATCATCGTAGTTACATCCTACAAAGAACATGAATACGCGCTGGAAGCGCAGCGGCGAGGCGCCTATTCGTATTTCTCCAAAGGCGACGAAAAATTGGAGGAAGAGCTGCCGCACCTTGTCAAACAAGGGTTGAAAATGCAAAAACTGGAGCGCGAAAACACCGAATTGCGTTCCAAATTGAAACAAAATATCCGGTTTGATGATATCGTGGCGGTCAGCAAACAAATGCAGCAAATCCTCGCCACAATTGACCGTGTGAAACACAGCGTGGAGCCGGTGCTCATCACCGGGGAATCCGGTTCCGGAAAAGAGGTGTTTGCCCGGCACATCTACAAACAAAGCCCCCGGTTGAACGACAGTTTTGTGGCCATCAACTGCGCAGCGTTGCCGCCCAATTTGCTGGAAAGTGAGCTGTTCGGCTATGAAAAAGGTGCATACACCGGTGCGCTAAAACAAACGCGCGGCAAAATTGAGCTGGCGGATAACGGCACACTGTTTCTCGATGAAATTGGCGACATGCCGCTGGAATTGCAGGCCAAACTGCTCCGCGTGCTGGAAAGCAAACGCTTTTTCCGGCTCGGCGGCGAAAAAGAAATTACGGTAACCTTCCGTTTGATTTCCGCAACCAACCAACCGTTGCAGGATATGATCAAAGAGGGCACCTTCCGCGAAGATCTTTTTTACCGATTGAACGTTATTCCCATCCAATTGCCGCCGCTGCGGGAACGCCCGGACGATATTCCGGCGATGATTGACTATTTCACCGAAAAATTTTGTCGCGAAAACGACCTGCCCAAGCCCAAAGTATCCAACCGCGTGATGGCTTTTTTATCGCACTTGCCGTGGGAAGGCAACGCACGGGAGCTCGAAAACACTGTCAAACGATTGATTTTGACCAATTCCCAGCATATCGATATCGAGCATTTGCCGCCGGACATTCTGGAATCCAGCAATAATTTTCTCGATAAAGCATTAGCTAACGAGCTTTCGCTGGAGGAAATAACCCGGATTTATGTGCGAATGGTGTTGGAACAGAAAAAGGGCAACAAAAAAGACGCTTGCAAACTGCTGAACATCAATTACCGCACGCTGATGAGTAAACTCCAATAA
- a CDS encoding thioredoxin family protein — translation MLLFFVVNGLLANSAKTDHVEAELVPEVTTIVPGEAFWVGLHMKIQDHWHVYWRNAGDAGLATAIDWELPEGFSAGEIQWPHPEAIPFDEFMNFGYENEVLLPVQITPPANLAPGSTVTLKANASWLVCKDVCIPENVDLELPLAIGEHVAINAAWTQPFADTRAMLPITNSGWKVQAAKIDTALVFEIVPPEWVSDSPGNIRFFPYDELVINNGAVQEVTATGNGYRLNVPLSPDREGDPERISGVLVSENGWRGTGSEKSQEISVEIGNSLDSNFGTSAGNQEIGSIWWALLFAFVGGMILNLMPCVLPVLSLKILGFVQQAGEDSSKVFSHGMVFTLGVLVSFWVLAGALLLLRAGGEQLGWGFQLQSPSFIVVLAIFLFLFGLNLFGVFELGTSLMGVGQGAASRSDYLGSFVSGVTATVVATPCTAPFMGSALGFALSQPALLSMAIFTALGMGMALPYVLLASSPGLLKFVPKPGAWMDTLKQSMGFLMMATVIWLLYVLDGQVGSLGVFVALLALLVVSFGGWVLGRWGTLMRSKTTRLVAKTIAAVLIVGSAWLTIDMVGDGTASASAATKTSANAAAHAGWEPYSPELVNTLRAQGKPVFIDFTASWCLSCQVNKKVALNNAEVEAAFASKGVTRVIADWTSKDENITRALAAFGRNSVPLYVLYGAGSNEKPIVLPELLTPGLILDALARIN, via the coding sequence ATGTTGCTTTTTTTCGTGGTGAACGGTCTGTTGGCCAATTCTGCGAAAACCGATCACGTGGAAGCGGAACTGGTGCCGGAAGTGACCACGATTGTTCCCGGCGAGGCATTTTGGGTTGGGCTTCACATGAAAATTCAAGATCACTGGCATGTGTACTGGCGCAATGCCGGCGATGCCGGTTTGGCGACCGCCATCGATTGGGAATTGCCGGAAGGCTTTTCCGCTGGGGAAATCCAGTGGCCGCATCCCGAAGCCATTCCATTTGACGAATTCATGAATTTCGGTTACGAAAATGAAGTGCTGTTGCCCGTGCAAATTACGCCACCGGCGAATCTGGCACCGGGAAGCACCGTCACGCTGAAGGCAAATGCCAGTTGGCTGGTTTGCAAAGATGTGTGTATTCCGGAAAATGTTGATCTGGAATTGCCGCTGGCGATCGGTGAACATGTGGCGATTAACGCGGCGTGGACACAACCATTTGCCGACACTCGCGCGATGTTGCCAATTACAAATTCCGGCTGGAAAGTTCAGGCTGCCAAAATAGATACCGCGTTGGTTTTCGAAATCGTTCCGCCCGAATGGGTGAGTGATTCGCCGGGAAATATCCGCTTTTTTCCGTATGACGAGCTGGTGATCAACAACGGCGCCGTGCAGGAAGTGACCGCCACCGGCAACGGCTACCGGTTGAACGTGCCGCTTTCGCCGGATCGCGAGGGCGATCCCGAACGCATTTCCGGTGTGTTGGTTTCGGAGAACGGCTGGCGCGGTACCGGATCGGAAAAATCGCAGGAAATCAGCGTTGAGATCGGTAATTCGCTGGACAGTAATTTTGGCACATCCGCCGGAAATCAGGAAATCGGCAGCATTTGGTGGGCGCTGTTGTTCGCGTTTGTCGGTGGTATGATTTTGAATCTGATGCCCTGCGTGCTGCCCGTTTTGTCGCTCAAAATTCTCGGTTTTGTGCAACAAGCCGGTGAAGACAGCAGCAAGGTTTTTTCCCATGGAATGGTATTTACGCTTGGCGTGTTGGTTTCATTTTGGGTGTTGGCCGGCGCGTTGCTGCTGTTGCGGGCGGGCGGCGAACAGCTCGGCTGGGGATTTCAACTGCAATCGCCGTCATTTATTGTTGTGTTGGCTATCTTTTTGTTTTTATTCGGTTTGAATTTGTTTGGTGTGTTTGAATTGGGGACTTCGCTGATGGGTGTCGGGCAGGGCGCAGCCAGCCGCTCGGATTACCTCGGATCGTTTGTGAGCGGCGTTACGGCCACCGTTGTGGCTACGCCGTGCACCGCACCGTTTATGGGATCGGCGCTCGGTTTTGCGCTCAGCCAGCCGGCGTTGCTTTCGATGGCCATTTTCACGGCGTTGGGAATGGGAATGGCGCTGCCATATGTGTTGCTGGCGTCCTCTCCCGGATTGCTGAAATTTGTGCCAAAACCCGGCGCGTGGATGGACACCCTCAAACAATCCATGGGATTTTTGATGATGGCAACCGTCATCTGGCTGCTGTATGTGCTGGATGGTCAGGTTGGCTCGCTGGGTGTTTTTGTGGCGTTGCTGGCGCTGCTGGTTGTCAGTTTTGGCGGCTGGGTGTTGGGGCGTTGGGGAACGCTGATGCGCAGTAAAACCACCCGTTTGGTTGCCAAAACCATCGCTGCTGTGCTGATTGTCGGCAGCGCATGGCTTACGATCGACATGGTTGGCGATGGCACTGCCAGCGCATCCGCTGCGACCAAAACCAGCGCAAATGCCGCCGCACACGCCGGTTGGGAGCCGTATTCACCCGAATTGGTCAATACACTGCGCGCGCAGGGAAAGCCTGTTTTTATTGATTTTACAGCATCGTGGTGCCTCAGTTGTCAGGTCAACAAAAAAGTTGCATTGAATAACGCTGAGGTCGAAGCTGCATTTGCCAGCAAAGGTGTGACAAGAGTCATTGCGGATTGGACGTCAAAAGATGAAAATATCACGCGTGCTTTAGCCGCTTTCGGACGAAATAGTGTTCCATTATACGTGCTTTACGGCGCCGGATCGAACGAAAAACCGATAGTTCTGCCGGAGTTGCTAACGCCCGGACTGATTCTGGACGCGCTGGCGCGAATCAACTAA
- a CDS encoding DinB family protein: MIDYFKKMFEYNFWANNRTIESLKSATSAPESSLLLLSHIFAAEEIWFSRLIGKHPETPVFPQFSLSECDMQLRQQHDIWVKYLADISVADLFKLITYRNSKGEPFTNTPTDILAHVINHGTYHRSQIALQLRQSGEVPAVTDYIFFKR; this comes from the coding sequence ATGATCGATTATTTCAAAAAGATGTTTGAATACAATTTTTGGGCAAATAACCGGACGATTGAATCGTTGAAAAGCGCCACCAGTGCACCGGAATCATCCCTGTTGCTGTTGTCGCACATTTTTGCTGCGGAGGAAATCTGGTTTAGCCGATTGATTGGAAAGCACCCGGAAACACCGGTTTTCCCGCAGTTTTCGCTATCGGAATGCGATATGCAACTCCGGCAGCAGCATGACATCTGGGTTAAATATCTGGCTGATATATCAGTTGCTGATCTGTTCAAATTGATCACATATCGCAACTCGAAAGGCGAGCCGTTCACGAATACACCGACCGATATTTTGGCACATGTGATCAATCACGGAACCTATCACCGTTCGCAAATTGCGCTACAATTGCGTCAATCCGGCGAGGTTCCTGCCGTCACAGATTATATTTTTTTCAAACGATAA
- a CDS encoding phosphatidylglycerophosphatase A, which produces MRTIHYIIATGFGCGYSPTAPGTAGTILALLIGYFLIDGNLPWLIAATLLFTIIGTISADFVEKNSGNHDPSIVVVDEIAGMLLGLWAVPVEPIPYLVAFGFFRLFDVTKLFPIDNLQRLPGGWGIMFDDIGAGIYTLAAMHLLLYFGVL; this is translated from the coding sequence ATGCGAACGATACATTATATAATTGCAACCGGATTTGGCTGCGGCTATTCGCCAACAGCGCCGGGAACCGCGGGCACTATTTTGGCGCTGTTGATCGGCTACTTTTTGATTGATGGGAATTTACCGTGGCTGATTGCCGCGACGTTGTTGTTTACCATTATTGGCACCATTTCGGCAGATTTTGTGGAAAAAAATTCCGGCAATCACGATCCATCCATCGTGGTTGTGGATGAAATTGCAGGTATGCTGCTCGGCTTGTGGGCTGTTCCGGTTGAACCGATTCCCTACCTCGTCGCGTTCGGTTTTTTCCGCCTGTTTGATGTTACAAAACTGTTTCCGATTGATAATCTCCAACGCCTCCCCGGTGGTTGGGGCATCATGTTTGACGATATCGGCGCCGGTATTTACACGCTGGCAGCCATGCATTTGCTGTTGTATTTCGGCGTTCTCTAA